In Equus przewalskii isolate Varuska chromosome 15, EquPr2, whole genome shotgun sequence, a single genomic region encodes these proteins:
- the IQCF5 gene encoding IQ domain-containing protein F5 — MALSPPPLFLPELWLKENRPERDVTIKPLTMGPKKVKVVMTTTTRKTTENERVVFIQAWWRGTLVRRTLLHLALRVRVIQCWWKQQLAILLERKRRVALVLYAQEEWAVVKLQSWVRMWRIRLRFCRLLHAVHIIQAYWRWHSCHTRGLIQGHYDLKENQLNLQLEITLGSQACKVQQCIPFPIKE; from the exons AtggctctctcccctcctccactcttcCTGCCAGAGCTGTGGCTGAAGGAGAACAGACCGGAGAGGGATGTGACCATCAAGCCCCTAACCATGG GGCCCAAAAAAGTGAAGGTTGTGATGACGACGACGACGAGGAAGACGACGGAAAATGAACGAGTCGTGTTCATCCAGGCCTGGTGGCGGGGCACCCTGGTGCGTCGGACGCTGCTGCACCTGGCGCTTAGAGTACGGGTCATTCAGTGCTGGTGGAAGCAGCAGCTGGCCATACTGTTGGAGAGGAAGCGGCGGGTGGCCCTGGTGTTATATGCGCAGGAGGAATGGGCAGTGGTCAAGCTGCAGTCCTGGGTCCGCATGTGGCGCATCCGCCTTCGTTTCTGCCGTTTGCTCCATGCTGTCCACATCATCCAGGCCTATTGGCGCTGGCATAGTTGCCACACTCGTGGCTTGATTCAGGGCCATTACGACCTCAAAGAAAACCAACTGAATCTTCAACTTGAAATCACTTTGGGCTCACAGGCTTGTAAAGTGCAACAATGCATACCCTTTCCAATAAAGGAATGA